Proteins from one Shewanella pealeana ATCC 700345 genomic window:
- a CDS encoding cytochrome b/b6 domain-containing protein produces the protein MSEKQQSNTEAVTIYQVWDKPVRIFHWVNVILITGLMFIGLIMLFKAELGISGLAAKIKLKEVHIVIGYLFVINLFVRLLWGFIGSGFARLSHILPSISAARDYSQALKSGGNPQYLGHNPLGKLAVSAIFVLLIVIAATGLFRAGTDVFYPPFGSTITSYIAADGVEAVTLKPYDDTGVNQEKVAQLKPYKSLAGKVHIYGSYLLMLLILIHILGVVIAELKHQPGIVSAMFSGKKRLKDKPVDN, from the coding sequence ATGAGTGAGAAGCAACAAAGTAATACTGAAGCGGTAACCATTTACCAAGTGTGGGATAAACCTGTGCGTATTTTCCACTGGGTTAATGTTATTTTGATCACCGGGTTAATGTTTATTGGATTAATCATGCTGTTTAAAGCTGAGCTTGGAATAAGTGGTTTAGCAGCTAAGATTAAACTTAAAGAGGTGCATATTGTCATAGGCTACCTTTTTGTTATTAATCTGTTTGTGCGCTTGTTATGGGGCTTTATAGGCAGTGGTTTTGCCAGACTCTCTCATATTTTGCCCAGTATTAGTGCGGCTCGCGATTATAGTCAAGCATTAAAGTCTGGCGGTAATCCACAGTATTTAGGACATAACCCACTAGGTAAGCTTGCTGTTAGCGCGATATTTGTGCTGCTAATTGTGATAGCTGCAACGGGATTATTCAGAGCAGGAACCGATGTCTTTTATCCGCCGTTTGGCTCGACAATCACTAGCTATATTGCTGCCGATGGCGTAGAAGCTGTCACGCTAAAACCCTATGATGATACAGGGGTTAACCAAGAAAAAGTCGCCCAGTTAAAGCCCTATAAGAGTTTAGCGGGCAAGGTGCATATCTATGGTTCTTATCTATTAATGCTGCTGATTCTTATCCATATTCTTGGTGTGGTTATTGCGGAGCTTAAGCACCAGCCTGGTATTGTTTCTGCTATGTTTTCTGGTAAGAAACGACTTAAAGACAAACCAGTAGATAATTAA
- a CDS encoding ETEC_3214 domain-containing protein produces the protein MNNNDNTTETQGKLARIIALVSLVAIALGGFNDTTDALKKIYDFSLSKFTDIPSQSKLDKIYIRASSDILEENFGAPVYIKHTYKGDVIKYYRDDRFVLSAISKDGAISAYLVFPKAGFSADTKASAGGSDLLTTSFSHQESVNDVRATLSKTITYYIEENTNGDFSNLYSSVSGYSEFNNTLDAGKRATLAKLVDDMLLGENIAPSAIAVREQFTPNFYGYSTLGLGALEEAILTQSEFRLINP, from the coding sequence ATGAATAATAACGACAATACTACTGAGACTCAGGGAAAACTAGCAAGAATTATTGCCCTTGTGTCTTTGGTTGCTATCGCCTTAGGTGGTTTTAATGACACTACCGATGCACTGAAGAAAATCTATGATTTCTCATTATCCAAATTTACTGATATCCCTTCGCAAAGTAAGCTGGACAAGATTTATATCCGGGCGTCATCTGACATCCTCGAAGAAAATTTTGGTGCCCCCGTGTATATCAAACACACTTACAAAGGGGATGTGATCAAATACTATCGAGATGACCGATTCGTCCTGTCAGCCATTAGTAAAGATGGCGCTATCTCAGCCTATCTAGTGTTTCCAAAAGCAGGTTTCAGTGCTGACACTAAGGCTTCTGCCGGAGGTAGCGATCTACTGACAACCTCTTTTAGTCACCAAGAATCGGTAAATGATGTTCGCGCAACACTTTCGAAAACAATAACTTACTATATAGAAGAAAACACCAATGGCGACTTCAGTAACCTATACTCATCAGTCAGTGGTTATAGCGAGTTCAATAACACATTGGACGCAGGAAAAAGAGCGACTTTAGCCAAATTGGTCGATGATATGCTATTAGGTGAAAATATCGCACCGTCGGCCATAGCAGTGAGGGAACAATTTACGCCCAACTTTTATGGCTATAGCACCTTGGGGCTAGGCGCTTTGGAGGAAGCTATTTTAACCCAATCAGAATTCCGCCTCATCAATCCATAA
- a CDS encoding RluA family pseudouridine synthase produces MTPLKIETHIKVHSSDTDAASLLAEETGLSKQAIKQAMQKGAVWHGHGKQTNRLRRAKKALKVGDELHLYYNQAVLDETVTDAELLFDEEQYSVWYKPFGMRCQGSKWSDHTTINRFIETQLTPPRNAYIIHRLDLAATGLIVLGHTKKVTAAIAQLFETRALDKFYQVIVEGKFPEGQVTINTDVDNKKALSHAHILEYNSELNQSKVQVKIESGRKHQIRIHMASLGHPVIGDRQHGNGSDLTPNLQLTSCHLSFVCPVTGEDKVFELPQSYRPEFQVR; encoded by the coding sequence ATGACCCCGTTGAAAATTGAAACTCATATCAAAGTGCATTCTAGTGATACCGATGCAGCAAGTCTGCTCGCAGAAGAAACGGGCTTATCCAAACAAGCTATCAAGCAAGCGATGCAAAAAGGGGCTGTTTGGCATGGCCATGGTAAGCAAACCAACCGACTTCGCCGCGCAAAAAAAGCCTTAAAGGTTGGGGATGAACTACACCTTTACTACAACCAAGCCGTATTAGATGAAACGGTAACCGATGCAGAGCTGTTGTTCGATGAGGAGCAATATAGTGTCTGGTACAAGCCTTTTGGTATGCGTTGTCAGGGCTCGAAGTGGAGCGATCACACTACCATAAATCGCTTTATAGAAACTCAGCTAACCCCGCCACGTAATGCTTATATTATTCATCGACTCGACTTGGCGGCGACAGGCCTTATCGTACTGGGACACACTAAGAAGGTAACTGCTGCTATCGCCCAACTGTTTGAGACCCGTGCATTAGATAAGTTTTATCAGGTGATTGTTGAAGGTAAGTTTCCTGAAGGTCAGGTGACAATTAACACTGATGTCGATAATAAAAAAGCCTTATCCCATGCCCATATCCTGGAGTACAACAGCGAGCTTAACCAGTCGAAAGTACAAGTAAAAATTGAGTCTGGGCGCAAGCATCAAATTCGAATTCATATGGCTAGTCTTGGTCATCCGGTTATTGGTGATCGGCAACATGGCAATGGCAGCGATCTTACGCCTAATCTGCAGCTCACCTCCTGCCATTTAAGCTTTGTCTGCCCTGTTACCGGTGAAGATAAGGTGTTTGAACTACCGCAAAGCTACCGACCTGAGTTTCAAGTACGCTAA
- a CDS encoding glutathione S-transferase N-terminal domain-containing protein, with amino-acid sequence MSAESINPVLYSLRNCPYAMRARMAIYQSGQAVQLRELCLDSKPVEFLTASPKGTVPVLVLPNGEVFEQSLEIMRWAFGTHDPDNYLISDNSNKQQQMLRLIKLFDEEFISSLEIYRSAKRYHDESLQECREACEQYLQLLEQRLLQHRYLFSDNPSLADLAIIPFIRQLARVERQWYLNSPYPKVRNWLNGYLQSLMFSKVMAKFPLWSANDVPVIFKAE; translated from the coding sequence ATGAGTGCTGAATCAATCAACCCCGTGCTTTATTCTCTACGAAATTGCCCCTATGCGATGCGGGCAAGAATGGCAATTTACCAATCGGGTCAAGCAGTACAGTTACGAGAGTTGTGCTTAGATAGCAAGCCTGTCGAGTTTTTAACGGCTTCGCCGAAGGGGACCGTGCCAGTTCTGGTGTTACCTAATGGTGAGGTATTTGAGCAGAGCTTAGAGATAATGCGCTGGGCGTTTGGCACTCACGATCCTGATAATTACCTTATTAGCGACAATAGCAATAAGCAGCAACAGATGTTGAGGCTTATAAAATTGTTTGACGAGGAGTTTATAAGTTCACTAGAGATCTATCGCAGCGCAAAGCGTTATCATGATGAAAGCCTGCAGGAGTGCCGTGAGGCCTGCGAGCAATACTTGCAACTGCTTGAACAAAGGTTGCTTCAACATCGATATTTATTTTCTGACAATCCAAGTCTTGCGGATCTAGCTATTATCCCGTTTATTCGTCAACTCGCTCGAGTCGAGCGTCAATGGTATTTAAACTCGCCATATCCAAAAGTTAGAAACTGGCTAAATGGTTATTTGCAAAGCCTAATGTTTAGTAAGGTGATGGCGAAATTTCCATTATGGTCGGCTAATGATGTCCCTGTTATTTTTAAGGCTGAATAA
- a CDS encoding 3-oxoacyl-ACP synthase III produces MKYSRVFINSMAYELAPEVVSTSELESRLAPLYQKFRIPMGQLAALTGIHERRWWPKGHRLSDGALAAAHKAIDETGVQISDLGAVVYTGVCRDQHEPATACRIAAKLGVSKDTAIYDISNACLGVLSGILDIANRIELGQIKAGLVVSCESARHIVDITIDKMLAEPTMQNYAQSLATLTGGSGAVAVLLTDGSLDLKGNRHHQLLGASHLSAPEHYDLCQWGLEEAGPQLYREFMRTNGVALLKEGVELARHTWSHFLEQRNWLVEQVDKVICHQVGASNRRNVLSALNIPEEKEFPTYKLLGNMGTVSLPVTAAMAHDQGFLKSGDQVSFLGIGSGLNCMMLGLKW; encoded by the coding sequence ATGAAATATTCCCGCGTTTTTATTAATAGTATGGCCTACGAGTTAGCGCCTGAAGTTGTGTCGACTTCGGAGCTAGAATCTCGGTTAGCGCCTTTATACCAAAAGTTTCGTATTCCGATGGGGCAGCTTGCAGCCTTAACTGGGATCCATGAAAGACGCTGGTGGCCTAAAGGGCATCGCTTATCTGATGGCGCTTTAGCCGCAGCCCATAAGGCTATCGATGAAACCGGCGTACAGATCAGCGATCTTGGCGCCGTTGTCTATACCGGAGTGTGTCGTGATCAACACGAGCCCGCGACGGCGTGTCGTATTGCAGCCAAGCTTGGCGTGTCAAAAGACACTGCGATTTATGATATCAGCAACGCTTGTCTTGGTGTGCTTTCAGGCATTTTAGATATCGCGAATCGTATCGAGCTTGGTCAAATTAAAGCTGGCCTAGTGGTTTCTTGTGAGTCGGCTCGCCATATCGTCGACATCACAATCGATAAGATGCTGGCTGAGCCAACGATGCAAAATTACGCCCAGTCTCTGGCTACCTTAACTGGTGGCTCAGGCGCTGTAGCCGTGTTGCTTACCGATGGCAGTTTAGATCTCAAGGGTAACCGTCATCATCAACTTCTTGGGGCTAGTCACTTGTCAGCACCTGAGCACTACGACTTGTGTCAGTGGGGCTTAGAGGAGGCGGGGCCGCAGCTTTATCGCGAGTTTATGCGCACTAATGGTGTGGCATTACTTAAAGAAGGCGTTGAGCTTGCTCGTCATACTTGGAGTCACTTCCTTGAGCAGCGTAATTGGCTGGTTGAACAAGTCGATAAGGTGATCTGTCATCAGGTTGGCGCTTCAAACCGTCGTAATGTCTTGAGTGCGCTAAATATCCCTGAAGAGAAAGAATTCCCAACCTATAAGCTACTCGGCAACATGGGCACGGTATCTTTGCCTGTTACCGCTGCAATGGCTCACGATCAAGGTTTCTTGAAGAGTGGCGACCAAGTGAGCTTCTTAGGCATAGGCAGTGGTTTAAACTGCATGATGTTAGGCCTTAAGTGGTAA
- the oleC gene encoding olefin beta-lactone synthetase, with amino-acid sequence MVSQLIQNNDGANLCRHLVSAAQTIPHSLAVAVQQANGKSVGGLHYQEMDFQTLNAKSDELASALVNHGLTPGMKAVLMVTPSIDFFCLTFALFKAGIIPILVDPGMGIKNLKQCFIEAKPDAFIGIPKAHIARRLFGWGKSSVKHLINVGGSGFAQALTGAASLESLLKANPSATTKPFKMQWLDDDAMAAILFTSGSTGTPKGVVYSHKIFEAQITALKHDYAIEPGERDLATFPLFSLFGPALGMASIVPDMDASKPITANPDFIFAAIDKYQCSNMFVNPALIERLGAAGEANQHKLSSIRRVISAGAPATISSIKRFSQMLNHGVEVLNSYGATESLPISKIGSQALFDTTAATDNGGGICVGKAVDGVDIAIIKIDEQPVEHWDDCLRLPVDSIGEIVVKGPMVSRSYYQRDSATQVAKIQDGDSIRHRMGDLGYLDNDGLLWMCGRKAHRVDADVLPATNNPAKRYYSIPCERIFNTHSDVKRSALVGVMVAGKVTPLICIELKQSVACSLSAVLYGELRAIAEQHLQTQGIERFLIHPDFPVDIRHNAKIFREKLAVWAQKQIKE; translated from the coding sequence ATGGTAAGTCAGTTGATTCAAAACAATGACGGCGCAAATTTGTGCCGTCATTTAGTTAGTGCTGCCCAGACGATTCCACACTCGCTGGCGGTCGCCGTGCAGCAAGCCAATGGCAAATCAGTCGGTGGCTTACATTATCAAGAGATGGACTTTCAAACTCTTAACGCCAAAAGTGACGAGCTTGCCAGTGCGCTAGTGAACCACGGCTTAACGCCTGGTATGAAGGCGGTATTGATGGTCACGCCTAGCATTGATTTCTTCTGCCTAACCTTCGCGCTGTTTAAGGCTGGTATCATTCCAATCTTGGTTGACCCAGGCATGGGGATAAAAAACCTTAAACAGTGTTTTATTGAGGCTAAACCCGACGCTTTTATCGGGATTCCCAAGGCGCACATTGCCAGACGTCTTTTTGGTTGGGGCAAGTCTAGCGTTAAACATCTGATCAATGTGGGGGGCAGCGGTTTTGCTCAGGCATTGACTGGCGCGGCAAGCTTAGAAAGCCTATTGAAAGCTAATCCTTCGGCAACAACTAAGCCTTTTAAGATGCAGTGGCTCGATGATGATGCCATGGCGGCAATCTTGTTTACCAGCGGCAGTACTGGTACGCCAAAGGGTGTGGTCTATTCCCATAAGATATTTGAGGCGCAAATTACCGCGCTTAAACATGACTACGCCATCGAGCCTGGTGAGCGCGACCTTGCAACCTTCCCGCTGTTTTCACTGTTTGGCCCAGCTCTAGGCATGGCATCTATCGTGCCGGATATGGATGCCAGTAAACCCATTACCGCCAATCCTGATTTTATCTTTGCCGCCATCGATAAATATCAGTGCAGTAATATGTTCGTCAATCCGGCGCTTATTGAGCGTCTTGGTGCGGCAGGTGAAGCCAATCAACACAAGCTGAGTAGCATCAGGCGGGTGATCTCGGCCGGAGCGCCTGCGACCATCTCATCGATTAAACGCTTTAGTCAGATGCTTAATCATGGCGTAGAGGTGCTTAACTCCTACGGTGCGACCGAATCTCTGCCTATTAGCAAAATAGGAAGTCAGGCGCTGTTTGACACCACGGCTGCGACAGATAACGGCGGCGGAATTTGTGTCGGTAAGGCAGTCGATGGAGTCGATATCGCCATCATTAAGATTGATGAACAACCTGTTGAGCATTGGGATGACTGTTTGCGCTTGCCTGTAGATTCAATCGGTGAAATCGTCGTTAAAGGTCCTATGGTGAGCCGCAGCTATTATCAGCGAGACAGCGCAACCCAAGTGGCAAAAATTCAAGATGGTGACAGTATTCGCCACCGTATGGGCGACTTAGGTTATCTCGATAATGACGGTTTGCTGTGGATGTGCGGCCGCAAGGCTCATAGAGTCGACGCCGATGTTTTGCCGGCAACTAATAACCCAGCTAAACGTTATTACTCTATTCCTTGTGAGCGTATTTTTAATACTCATAGTGATGTAAAGCGTAGTGCTTTGGTGGGCGTTATGGTGGCGGGCAAAGTCACGCCACTTATCTGTATCGAGCTTAAGCAGTCAGTTGCCTGTTCGTTGTCGGCTGTACTTTACGGTGAGCTAAGAGCGATTGCCGAGCAGCATCTGCAGACTCAAGGTATCGAGCGCTTCCTCATTCATCCAGATTTTCCTGTCGATATCCGCCACAACGCGAAGATTTTCCGTGAAAAGTTAGCGGTATGGGCACAAAAGCAGATCAAGGAGTAA
- a CDS encoding mechanosensitive ion channel family protein: MDKLNIAVEFLLEHKLLLTILIIVLISMIKRLVISQIRGDVAFLTEVQRKWMSRTKNGTFLLIIVILFMLWQTEISKFALSVTAIAIAFVVASKEIILCFTGSIQRASSRSFVIGDWIEVGKICGEVIEHNLMATVIQEIDLHHGQYHFTGKTATLPNSMFFSYAVKNLNFMKRYVYHDFQITVVEFVNLYPLFPELYEKIEAHCEEFSEVAKRYNSVIEKHAGVDLPGAEPHIHITSGINGEQFVHIMIFCPTEQAIHLEQLIREDFMIAYHEAFGKDRLL; this comes from the coding sequence GTGGATAAGCTCAATATCGCAGTGGAATTTTTGTTAGAGCATAAACTGTTATTAACGATATTAATCATTGTTCTTATTTCGATGATTAAGCGCTTAGTTATCTCTCAAATCCGCGGTGATGTGGCGTTTTTAACAGAAGTTCAGCGAAAATGGATGTCACGCACTAAGAACGGAACCTTTCTTTTAATCATAGTTATCCTGTTTATGCTATGGCAGACGGAGATCAGTAAATTTGCCCTATCCGTTACCGCTATCGCTATTGCGTTCGTTGTCGCATCGAAGGAGATTATTCTCTGCTTTACCGGCTCGATTCAACGAGCCAGCTCACGCTCATTTGTCATTGGCGACTGGATTGAAGTCGGCAAAATTTGTGGTGAAGTGATTGAACACAACTTAATGGCAACCGTTATTCAAGAGATTGATCTGCACCATGGTCAGTATCACTTCACCGGAAAAACCGCGACCCTACCTAACAGTATGTTCTTTAGCTATGCCGTTAAAAACCTTAACTTCATGAAGCGCTATGTCTACCATGACTTTCAAATTACTGTGGTTGAGTTTGTTAATCTATATCCACTGTTCCCTGAATTATATGAGAAGATTGAGGCTCACTGTGAAGAGTTCAGTGAAGTCGCCAAGCGCTATAACAGCGTGATAGAAAAACATGCTGGGGTGGATTTACCTGGAGCAGAACCGCATATCCACATTACCAGTGGCATCAACGGTGAGCAGTTTGTACACATCATGATTTTCTGCCCCACTGAACAGGCGATACACCTAGAGCAGCTTATTCGTGAAGACTTTATGATTGCCTACCATGAGGCGTTTGGTAAAGATAGATTGCTCTAA
- a CDS encoding phospho-sugar mutase, with protein sequence MDTQLALRVKHWMASDPDPLMRQQLQTLLNSGDSAELEGRFAGRLAFGTAGLRGVVGAGPTRMNRLVVQQTSAGLGAYLKAQISDVATRGVVIGYDGRHDSKQFAHDAASVLTAMGIKVYLTANVAATPLVAFGVLHLGTAAGIVVTASHNPPQYNGYKVYWGNGAQIIPPHDSGIAACIDKAATQVIPLLEMPQAKASGQLVMLEEDFYDAYRQGVKLAPVLQNHTQPEAVSLAYTAMHGVGNQMALDVLKDAGFTKVYSVAEQAQPDGDFPTVNFPNPEEKGAMDMVMAEAKKHGAMLACANDPDADRFAVAVRTDSGDYQMLTGDQVGVLFGHYLLTHASENQRLTCTTIVSSSLLSKVAQSLNATCRTTLTGFKWLTNVGMSEETDSNRFLFAYEEALGYTVGSMVWDKDGLSALVAFAQLTAELASQGQTIWDRLEAIYREHGFHINAQVSIALKPTTPNIGAYLRANPPTEIAGHKVLSTDDISLGKRFFFEGSADGTQEDIALPASDVLIYRLKNGARVIVRPSGTEPKIKCYYEVVESMSKDDSLASAQQRAEVEMARFIEAHQAALPK encoded by the coding sequence ATGGATACCCAATTAGCATTGAGAGTCAAACATTGGATGGCTAGCGACCCAGACCCTTTAATGCGACAGCAGCTACAAACTCTGCTGAATTCCGGTGATAGCGCTGAACTTGAAGGGCGTTTTGCGGGGCGACTCGCATTTGGTACCGCAGGGTTACGTGGTGTGGTTGGCGCTGGTCCGACTCGAATGAATCGATTAGTTGTGCAGCAAACATCTGCAGGCTTAGGTGCGTATCTAAAAGCACAAATTAGCGATGTGGCTACCCGCGGCGTGGTGATTGGTTATGATGGTCGCCATGACTCGAAACAGTTTGCCCATGACGCAGCCAGTGTATTAACGGCAATGGGAATAAAGGTTTACCTTACAGCAAATGTTGCTGCAACGCCGCTGGTGGCTTTTGGTGTGCTGCATTTAGGTACCGCAGCAGGGATTGTTGTCACCGCAAGTCACAACCCGCCACAATATAACGGCTATAAAGTCTATTGGGGCAATGGCGCGCAGATCATTCCTCCCCACGACAGTGGTATTGCCGCCTGTATCGATAAAGCTGCTACCCAAGTGATCCCATTACTGGAGATGCCACAAGCAAAAGCCTCGGGTCAGTTAGTGATGCTGGAAGAGGATTTTTATGATGCATATCGTCAAGGTGTGAAGCTGGCTCCAGTGCTGCAGAATCATACTCAACCAGAAGCTGTGAGCTTAGCCTATACCGCCATGCATGGTGTGGGAAATCAGATGGCACTTGATGTATTAAAGGATGCGGGGTTTACAAAAGTGTATTCGGTTGCCGAGCAGGCGCAGCCTGATGGTGACTTTCCAACGGTCAATTTCCCCAACCCGGAAGAGAAGGGCGCTATGGATATGGTCATGGCTGAGGCGAAAAAACATGGCGCCATGCTGGCTTGTGCAAATGATCCCGATGCCGACCGTTTTGCCGTTGCCGTTCGTACTGACAGCGGAGATTATCAGATGCTCACCGGCGATCAGGTCGGGGTGTTATTTGGCCACTATCTGCTGACTCATGCCAGTGAAAATCAGCGGTTAACCTGCACCACCATAGTGTCATCAAGCTTATTATCTAAGGTTGCTCAAAGCTTAAATGCGACATGCAGAACCACGCTGACCGGCTTTAAATGGTTAACCAACGTGGGTATGAGTGAAGAGACTGATAGTAATCGTTTCCTGTTCGCCTATGAGGAGGCGTTGGGTTACACCGTTGGCTCTATGGTGTGGGATAAAGATGGCTTATCGGCCTTGGTGGCGTTTGCTCAGTTAACCGCAGAACTTGCCAGTCAAGGTCAAACCATTTGGGATCGTCTCGAAGCTATCTATCGTGAACATGGTTTTCACATCAATGCTCAAGTGAGTATTGCATTAAAGCCAACAACACCGAATATCGGTGCTTATCTGCGTGCGAATCCACCGACGGAAATCGCAGGGCATAAAGTGCTATCGACCGATGATATCAGTTTAGGTAAACGCTTCTTTTTTGAGGGCAGTGCCGATGGCACACAAGAGGATATCGCGCTCCCTGCCAGTGACGTGCTGATCTATCGTCTTAAAAACGGTGCTCGAGTGATAGTAAGACCATCGGGTACGGAACCGAAAATTAAGTGTTACTACGAAGTGGTCGAATCGATGAGCAAGGATGACAGCTTAGCAAGTGCACAACAAAGAGCTGAGGTTGAAATGGCGCGCTTTATCGAGGCGCATCAGGCGGCGCTACCTAAATAG
- a CDS encoding alpha/beta fold hydrolase: MLDTLHPFKRNYLDRNGNKLQYVNEGQGEPVVMVHGNPSWSFYYRNLISALSDKHQCIVPDHIGCGLSDKPDDSGYDYTLKNRIDDLEALLEHLDVKENITLVVHDWGGMIGMGYAARYPERIKRLVILNTGAFHLPVSKPFPWALSICRNTMLGTLLVRGFNAFSSAASYVGVKRKPMHKDIREAYVAPFNSWANRISTLRFVQDIPLKPGDRNYELVSDIAASLSKFQDVPTVICWGLQDFVFDKHFLTEWKQRMPHAEVHEFADCGHYILEDASDEVIGHIQAFIAKTDKQTPTESVA, translated from the coding sequence ATGCTAGACACCCTGCACCCATTTAAGCGCAACTATTTAGACAGAAATGGCAACAAGCTACAGTATGTGAACGAAGGCCAAGGTGAGCCTGTGGTCATGGTTCACGGTAACCCTAGTTGGTCTTTTTATTACCGTAACCTTATTAGTGCCTTAAGCGACAAGCATCAGTGTATCGTACCTGACCACATTGGTTGTGGCTTATCAGATAAGCCCGATGACAGTGGCTACGACTATACCCTTAAAAACCGTATCGATGATCTAGAAGCTTTACTCGAGCACTTAGATGTGAAAGAAAACATCACCCTAGTGGTACACGACTGGGGCGGCATGATAGGTATGGGGTATGCTGCGCGTTACCCTGAGCGCATAAAGCGCTTAGTCATCCTTAATACGGGCGCGTTCCATCTACCCGTCAGTAAACCGTTCCCATGGGCGTTATCAATTTGTCGTAATACCATGCTGGGTACCTTGTTAGTGCGTGGTTTTAATGCATTCTCATCGGCAGCATCTTATGTCGGTGTTAAGCGTAAGCCGATGCATAAAGATATTCGCGAAGCTTACGTTGCACCATTTAACTCTTGGGCGAACCGAATTTCTACTTTGCGTTTTGTACAGGATATTCCGTTAAAGCCTGGCGATCGCAACTATGAGCTGGTGTCTGATATCGCCGCTAGCCTATCTAAATTCCAAGATGTACCGACAGTGATCTGTTGGGGTCTGCAAGATTTTGTCTTCGATAAGCACTTCTTAACTGAGTGGAAGCAGAGAATGCCCCACGCCGAGGTGCACGAGTTTGCCGATTGTGGTCACTATATTTTGGAAGATGCCAGTGATGAAGTGATTGGCCATATTCAAGCCTTTATCGCAAAAACCGACAAACAAACTCCTACTGAATCGGTAGCCTAA
- the oleD gene encoding 2-alkyl-3-oxoalkanoate reductase produces the protein MSLVNTSQPPTQTPKLDDFLPQEQAALLALKQDVTRAFVTGAGGFLGKAICERLLAAGIEVIGFARGDYPALSAMGVEMVKGDIADERALLGAMQGCDLVFHVASKAGVWGSKKSYFSPNVDGARHIIEACKACNIERLVYTSTPSVTFAGVDEVGNDESAPYAEQFLNYYGESKAIAEQMMLAANGAMLANGKLLGTTALRPHLIWGPNDPHLVPRVLERAEAGRLKLVGSEDKLVDTIYVGNAAYAHILAALTLSNGVSKGQVEDKNANQAACAGKAYYLSNDEPITMATMLNNILACKNLPPVTKRVPTNLAYAAGCILESIYALLGKKDEPIMTRFVARQLSTSHYFDISAAKRDLGYQALVSIDEGMEQLKASLQ, from the coding sequence TTGTCATTGGTTAACACGAGTCAACCACCAACGCAGACACCAAAGCTTGACGACTTCTTGCCCCAAGAGCAGGCCGCGCTGCTTGCACTTAAGCAAGATGTGACTCGCGCCTTTGTAACCGGCGCAGGAGGCTTTTTAGGTAAAGCTATCTGTGAGCGACTACTCGCTGCTGGCATCGAGGTCATAGGCTTTGCTCGCGGTGACTACCCAGCATTGAGCGCCATGGGCGTTGAAATGGTTAAAGGGGATATTGCCGATGAACGCGCGTTGCTTGGTGCTATGCAAGGCTGTGATCTGGTGTTTCATGTGGCATCGAAAGCCGGGGTTTGGGGCAGCAAGAAGAGTTACTTCTCCCCCAATGTCGATGGAGCTCGTCACATCATTGAGGCCTGTAAGGCATGCAATATTGAGCGCCTAGTTTATACCAGTACACCGAGCGTCACCTTTGCCGGTGTGGATGAAGTGGGCAATGACGAGTCTGCGCCATATGCAGAGCAGTTTCTTAATTATTACGGTGAGTCAAAGGCGATTGCCGAGCAGATGATGCTAGCGGCTAACGGCGCTATGCTAGCTAATGGCAAACTGTTGGGCACCACGGCGTTAAGACCACATCTTATTTGGGGGCCAAATGATCCTCATCTTGTGCCACGAGTGCTTGAGCGCGCCGAGGCGGGCAGGCTCAAGCTAGTAGGAAGTGAAGATAAGCTTGTCGATACCATCTATGTGGGTAATGCCGCCTATGCTCATATCTTGGCGGCACTTACACTGAGTAATGGAGTGAGTAAAGGACAGGTTGAAGATAAGAATGCTAATCAGGCTGCTTGCGCGGGTAAGGCGTATTACTTGAGTAACGATGAACCGATTACGATGGCGACCATGCTTAATAACATTCTTGCTTGTAAAAATTTGCCGCCAGTGACTAAGCGAGTACCGACTAATCTTGCCTACGCCGCCGGATGTATACTAGAGTCTATTTACGCTTTGCTGGGTAAAAAAGATGAGCCTATCATGACTCGCTTTGTCGCCAGACAGCTTTCCACTAGCCATTATTTCGATATTAGCGCGGCTAAGCGGGATCTAGGGTATCAGGCTTTAGTCAGTATTGACGAAGGGATGGAGCAGCTTAAGGCGTCTTTACAATAA